The Nocardioides sp. cx-173 genome segment CCGCAACTCGATCACCAGCCCGGTGATCAAGGTGCCGTCCGGCTCCTCCCCCACGCTGTCCTTCGAGCACTACGTCGCCACGGAGTACGGCTTCGACGGCGGCAACGTGAAGATCAGCGTCGGCGGCGGCGACTTCAAGGTCATCCCGGCCAGCGCCTACCTCTTCAACGCTCCGGGGGCCACCCTGGAGCCGAAGCCCGACAACACCAGCCCGCTGGCCGGCGAGGTCGGCTTCACCGGCACCGACGGCGGCGAGAACCGCGGCTCGTGGGGCAAGTCGATCGTGGACCTGAAGAAGGCCGGCGCCAAGCGCGACCAGCAGGTCCGGATCCGCTTCGACATGGGCCGGGACGGCTGTGGCGGGCTCGACGGCTGGTACGTCGACAACGTCAAGGTCGTCAGCTGCAAGAACAAGACGGCCCTCAACGCCCAGGCCCGCCCCAACGGCCGGGTCGCGGCCCGGCTCAAGGTGATCGGCTCCTCGGCCAAGCCCACCACGATGGTGCGCCTGGTCAAGAACGGCCGGTTCGTCGGCAAGGGCGTCGTCCGGAAGGGCTTCGGGATCATCTCCGTCCGCGGCCTGAAGCCGGGCCGTCACCGCATCGAGGTCCGCTTCGGCGGCTCGGACGCGCTGGCGGCGTCTCGCGACACCGTGACGATCTGGGTCAAGAAGAGGTGACCTGACCGCACCACCACCGAGGCCCCGCCGGAGCGATCCGGCGGGGCCTCGTGCGTCTGCGGCCGGGGCGGCGGCGTCAGGGGCGTCAGGCCTCGATGACCACCGGGATGATCATCGGCCGTCGGCGGTGGGTGCTGCTGACCCAGCGGCCGACGACGCGGCGCACGGTCTGCTGGAGCTGGTAGGCGTCGGTGGTGCCCTCGCTGATGCTGCGGTGGAGCGCATCGATGATCGGCTGCCTGATCTCGTCGAACGACGAGCCCTCCAGGGCGTTGCCACGGGCGTGGATCTCGGGGCCGCCGGAGACCTTGCCGCTCACCGAGTCGACCACGACGATGACCGAGATGAAGCCCTCCTCGCCGAGGATCCGGCGGTCCTTGAGGTCGGACTCGGTGATGTCGCCGACCGAGCTGCCGTCGACGAAGACGTAGCCGCAGGCGACCTTGCCGGCGATCGACGCGACGCCGTCGACCAGGTCGACCACGACGCCGTCCTCCGCGACGACGACGTTCGGTACGCCGGTCAGGCGGGCCAGGTCGGCGTTGGCCAGCATGTGCCGGATCTCGCCGTGGACGGGCAGGACGTTGCGGGGGCGGACGATGTTGTAGCAGTAGAGCAGCTCGCCGGCGCTGGCGTGACCACTGACGTGCACCAGCGCGTTGCCCTTGTGGATCACCCGGGCGCCCAGGCGGGCCAACCCGTTGATGACGCGGTAGACGGCGTTCTCGTTGCCGGGGATCAGGCTGGACGCGAGCAGGACGGTGTCGCCCTCCTCGATGTGGACGAAGCTGTGGGTGCGCTGCGCGATGCGGCTCAGCGCGCTCATCGGCTCGCCCTGCGAGCCGGTCGAGATCAGCACGACCCGATCGGGCGGCAGGGTGGCCAGCTCCTTGGCGTCGACGAGGACACCGGCCGGCACCGTGAGGTAGCCGAGCTCCTTCGCGATGGCCATGTTGCGCACCATCGAGCGGCCGACGTAGGCGACCTTGCGGTCGTGGGCGACGGCCGCGTCGAGGACCTGCTGGACGCGATGGACGTGAGAAGCGAAGCAGGCGACGACGATCCGCTTCGCCGACTCGCGGAACACCTGGTCGATGACGGGGGTGATCGATTTCTCTGCCGGGGTGAAGCCGGGCGTCTCGGCGTTGGTCGAGTCGGTGAGGAAGAGGTCGACGCCCTCCTCCCCCAGCCGCGCGAACGCGCGCAGGTCGGTGATCCGGCCGTCCAGCGGCAGCTGGTCCATCTTGAAGTCGCCCGTGTGCAGCACCAGGCCGGCACCGGTGCGGATGGCGACGGCCAGCGCGTCGGGGATCGAGTGGTTGACCGCCACGAACTCCAGCTCGAACGGCCCGAGCACGAGCCGGTCGCCCTCGCGCACCCGGTGGTGGACGGTCTCCTTGAGCCGGTGCTCGCGCAGCTTGCCGTCCAGCAGGGCCAGCGTCAGCTCGGAGCCGACGAGCGGGATGTCGGGGCGCTCGCGCAGCAGGTACGGCGTGGCGCCGATGTGGTCCTCGTGGCCGTGGGTGAGGACCAGCGCCTCGATGTCGCCGAGCCGGTCGCGGATCGGCTCGAAGTCCGGGAGGATCAGGTCCACGCCCGGGTGGTGGTCCTCGGGGAACAGCACGCCGCAGTCGACGACCAGCAGGCGACCGGCGTACTCGAAGACGGTCATGTTGCGACCGACCTCGCCGAGCCCACCCAGCGGGATCACCCGCAGCGCGCCCTCCGCCAGCTCAGGAGGCGCGGACAACTCGGGGTGCGGATGGCTCACGGGCATCGGCTCTCAGAGGAGTCCCGACTCGGCGAGCCCCGCCCGCAGCGCGGCCACCTCGTCGTCGCTCAGCGGCACCAGCGGCCCCCGCACG includes the following:
- a CDS encoding ribonuclease J, yielding MSHPHPELSAPPELAEGALRVIPLGGLGEVGRNMTVFEYAGRLLVVDCGVLFPEDHHPGVDLILPDFEPIRDRLGDIEALVLTHGHEDHIGATPYLLRERPDIPLVGSELTLALLDGKLREHRLKETVHHRVREGDRLVLGPFELEFVAVNHSIPDALAVAIRTGAGLVLHTGDFKMDQLPLDGRITDLRAFARLGEEGVDLFLTDSTNAETPGFTPAEKSITPVIDQVFRESAKRIVVACFASHVHRVQQVLDAAVAHDRKVAYVGRSMVRNMAIAKELGYLTVPAGVLVDAKELATLPPDRVVLISTGSQGEPMSALSRIAQRTHSFVHIEEGDTVLLASSLIPGNENAVYRVINGLARLGARVIHKGNALVHVSGHASAGELLYCYNIVRPRNVLPVHGEIRHMLANADLARLTGVPNVVVAEDGVVVDLVDGVASIAGKVACGYVFVDGSSVGDITESDLKDRRILGEEGFISVIVVVDSVSGKVSGGPEIHARGNALEGSSFDEIRQPIIDALHRSISEGTTDAYQLQQTVRRVVGRWVSSTHRRRPMIIPVVIEA